The following proteins come from a genomic window of Chaetodon auriga isolate fChaAug3 chromosome 16, fChaAug3.hap1, whole genome shotgun sequence:
- the LOC143334233 gene encoding large ribosomal subunit protein uL3-like: MTLTSALVPLSFYPSTGQCADMSHRKFHAPRHGHMGFLPHKRSKRHRGKVRSWPKDDSSQPVHLTAFLGYKAGMTHTLREIHRPGLKQSKREEVEAVTIIDTPPVIVVGVVGYIQTVRGLRSLKTIFAEHLSDECKRRFYKNWYKSKKKAFTKYSKKWQDETGKKQLDKDFERMKKYCSVIRVIVHSQMRLLAISQKKAHIMEVQLNGGSISDKVDWAKEHLEQAVPVSAVFYQDEMIDVIGVSKGHGFKGVTNRWHTKKLPRKTHKGLRKVACIGAWHPARVGFTIARAGQKGYNHRTEINKKIYRIGRGVHIQDGKVIRNNASTNYDTSQKTITPMGGFPHYGEVNNDFVMVKGCVVGAKKRVLTLRKSLLLHTSRKSKEAIELKFIDTTSKFGHGRFQTAQEKRAFMGPLKKDGLKPLPEPLTEEA, translated from the exons ATGACCCTTACATCAGCACtggtccctctctctttctaccCCTCGACTGGACAGTGCGCGGACATG TCTCATCGCAAGTTCCATGCACCCCGCCATGGACACATGGGGTTCCTGCCCCACAAGCGCAGCAAGCGGCATCGGGGCAAGGTGCGTTCGTGGCCCAAAGATGACTCCAGCCAACCCGTCCACCTAACTGCCTTCCTGGGATACAAGGCTGGCATGACCCACACACTGAGGGAGATTCACCGCCCTGGCCTCA AGCAATCAAAGCGAGAGGAAGTAGAGGCGGTCACCATCATTGACACTCCTCCGGTTATTGTGGTGGGGGTCGTGGGATACATTCAGACTGTTCGTGGCTTGCGTTCCCTCAAAACCATCTTTGCAGAGCATCTAAGCGACGAGTGCAAGCGCAGATTTTATAAGAACTG gtaCAAGAGCAAGAAGAAGGCCTTTACCAAGTACAGCAAGAAGTGGCAGGATGAAACCGGAAAGAAACAGCTGGACAAGGATTTTGAAAGGATGAAGAAATACTGTTCAGTAATCAGGGTTATTGTTCACTCTCAG ATGCGATTGCTGGCCATAAGTCAGAAAAAGGCCCACATCATGGAGGTGCAGCTAAATGGGGGAAGCATCTCGGACAAGGTGGACTGGGCAAAGGAGCATCTGGAGCAGGCTGTGCCCGTCTCTGCCGTCTTCTACCAGGATGAGATGATTGACGTCATTGGAGTCTCTAAGGGTCATGGCTTTAAAG GTGTGACAAACCGCTGGCACACAAAGAAGCTTCCCAGGAAGACTCACAAGGGTCTGAGGAAGGTGGCCTGCATTGGAGCCTGGCACCCAGCTCGTGTGGGTTTCACCATAGCTCGAGCTGGTCAGAAGGGCTACAACCACCGTACTGAGATCAACAAGAAG ATCTACCGTATTGGTAGGGGTGTGCACATCCAGGATGGAAAGGTCATCCGGAACAATGCCTCCACCAACTATGACACCAGCCAGAAGACCATTACTCCCATG GGAGGCTTCCCCCACTATGGTGAAGTGAATAATGACTTTGTGATGGTGAAGGGCTGCGTGGTCGGGGCAAAGAAACGTGTCCTCACCCTCAGAAAG TCTTTGCTCTTGCACACATCTCGCAAGTCCAAAGAGGCCATCGAGCTCAAATTCATCGACACCACCTCCAAATTTGGTCACGGCCGTTTCCAGACGGCCCAGGAGAAGAGGGCATTTATG GGGCCACTGAAGAAGGATGGCCTGAAACCTCTGCCGGAGCCTCTGACCGAAGAGGCCTGA
- the ndufb10 gene encoding NADH dehydrogenase [ubiquinone] 1 beta subcomplex subunit 10 yields the protein MPSDYDKGAYPEPPRQTPVVDKQTVLPNPALIVSKLFYYSVDLPVTTFRGVVDSIRANNNLVYYHQKFRRVPDLTDCQIGDHLCYFEAEMQWRRDYKVDQEIVKVVQERLRACQQREGNSYHQNCAKEIQQFAEVSKNFQSRYGDLGAYASARKCLMKQKDRMMAAQANSA from the exons atgCCTTCGGACTATGATAAAGGAGCATATCCAGAGCCTCCTCGGCAGACCCCGGTtgtggacaaacagacagtACTGCCGAATCCAGCTCTGATTGTGTCTAAACTCTTCTATTACTCCGTGGACCTTCCTGTCACCACATTTAGAG GTGTTGTTGACAGCATTCGGGCCAATAACAATCTTGTGTACTACCACCAGAAGTTCCGCCGTGTCCCTGACCTGACGGATTGTCAGATAGGAGATCATCTCTGCTACTTTGAGGCTGAGATGCAGTGGAGGAGAGACTA CAAAGTGGACCAGGAGATCGTGAAGGTGGTCCAGGAGCGTCTGAGAGCCTGtcagcagagagaaggaaatAGCTATCACCAGAACTGTGCAAAAGAAATTCAGCAGTTCGCTGAGGTGTCCAAGAACTTCCAGTCACGCT ATGGAGACCTGGGAGCGTATGCCTCTGCGAGGAAATGTCTGATGAAGCAGAAAGACCGGATGATGGCAGCGCAGGCCAACAGTGCTTAA